In the Thermomicrobiales bacterium genome, TGGTGAAGCGGATGGTCGCTGTTCCACTCCCGTAAGTCGGATCGAGCCAGACGAACGAGTCCGGCACGTAGCGGACCTCCATCGATGCGTAGGCACGGAGGGTGCTGTTGTATTGGGAGACGCCCTCGACGATCGCCCAGGCGCCGCTCAGGCCGAGCAACACCGATACACCGATAACGAGCCAGAATCCGCGCATTCGCCTCCCCGCTCGCGAGCGGCCGGCTCGCGTCGCAGGAAGCGTAGCCGAGGTCGTTGGTCTTGGCCAGTGATGCTCAGCAGCCGGGGCCGTCGTTGCCGTTGGCGAAGTCGGTCGTCCAGACGTTCCAGTAGTAGGCGTCCGGATTCGACGCGAAGCCGATGCCGACCTGAGTGAAGAGCGGGTTCAGGATGTTGTCCTTATGGCCCTGTGACGCCATCCAGGCGGACACGACGGCCTGGGCGGTTGCGTGGCCCCATGCGATGTTTTCGCCAGCTGCCCAGCCGCTGGCCGGCAACGAGTAGCCGGCATCGCGCACGCGGTCGACGAAGGACGGGCCGGATTGTCCGGCCGGGAGTGGCGCGAGCGTGTTGTGGTCGAAGTAATCGCGCGTCGTCATATCGAGGCTGTGGCGGTACGAGGCGACGTTCAGCGCCCGGGAATTCGTGAGCGCAGAGAGGCCGGCCTTCTGTCGCTCGACGTTGAGTAGCCGCAACACCTCTGCCTCGGCGGCATTCAGGCAGGCAGCTTCGCCGGAGCCTCCTGGTGTCGCTGTCGCAGGCGGAATCGGGGTTGGTGTCGGGTAGGCGGCGATGAGCGTCCACGTCCCGCAGGTTGTCGAACGGAAGTAGGCGTCACCCGGCTCGATCGTCACCGTCTGGATCTCATGGCTGAGACTCTCGACGATAACCGCGCTGAGGCTGGACAGCCGTTGCCAATGGCAGCCGGCCGAGGAGTCACTGTTTCGCCACGTTCCTGCTGACACATCCTCTCCGACGTTCCAGAGGCCGTCGGTGAACCAGTCGGTGCCATGCTGGGGGCCGGTGGTGGCGGTCGGCGCGAGTGTTGGTGTCTTTGTTGGCGTCGGCGTCTTCGTGGATGTCGGCGTCTTTGTGGGTGTCGATGTTTTTATTGGTGTTGGCGTCTTCGTGGCGGTTGGATTCGGACCGCTGGTGGATAGTGACGTGGCTGTGGCGGTCGTGGTGGCGCCGGTCGGTGTCTGGTGTATGGGAGGATCCTGCTCCGTCTGCCAGGCAAGGTAGTGCAGGCCGACGTTGCCGGCCTCGACTCGCCAATCCGGAGGGTTCTCGGGCGTCCAGGTCAGGCAACGGCGTTCGAAGCATTGCATGAGGACGTCGCGCGGCGTGCCGCCGACGCGGACCGTTGCCCAGTACGCCTCGCTGATCGGCCGGCCGGTCGCATAGTACGGGCTTTCGAATAGCGGCGCGGTGACGACCACCCCTTCTGCGATGATCAGCCCCTTCGCAGTCATGAATGCCCAGAACGGATCGGCGATCGCGTGATGCGTGACCTCGTCGATCGAGCCGGCCGTTGCGCCCCAGCGAGCCAGCGTCGCGTCGTCGGTGACGCTGCCATCGCGGGTCAGCCTCCTGGTAAGGAAACTCCCGGAGGCGGCTGGCTGCGCGTCGAGCAGCGAGCCGAACGAGGCGTAGGTCGGTCCGCTGGTGTCGTCGGGGTCGCCGGCGACGTTGACGTTGGCTGGCGTTCGTAGCTCGGATGCGGCGTCACCGATCTGGCGGCGACCGGATACCAGCTCAACGACGAGTAGTCCGTTGGTCACGTACCAGAGCCCATCGTCTGGCGCGCCGGGCTGGGTGATTTCCATCCGCGACTTGTCGAAGTACTGGACAATGCGTTGTCCGCCGGGAGATTCGACGTATGGCTCGTAGCTGAGACCGGAGACTGCCGCCGGCCCCCACATCCACGTCCTCGCGACCTTGCCCGCCGCGATCGGCTCGTCGGTCCGCGACCAGACGCGCTGAAATGGCGCCAGCTCCGACGCGGCAGCCTGCGCTTCACTCCCACCGCCCGGTATCTGGAGCATGATGATCTGGGCCGTGACCAGCAAGGTAGCAGCCAACGCAGCAACGCGTCGCACAGATGATGACGACATGCGTGCTTTCCCTCTCGGCCCTCGCCGCCGTGACAAGAAACCACGATGATCTGCTGATGAGTTCGTTTCCCCAGCCCACTCTAAGCGGAGAAGATTGCGGTCGTCAAGCGCTGAATGCGCGTCTCATGATGTCTTCAGCACATCGCCGCGGGTGATGATGCCGAGGGGAACCTCGCCAATCGTGCCGTTTTCGGTGATGACGACGGCGGCAACCCGTTCGTCACGCAGGAGATCGATGGCCTCGCTCGCGGCGCTGTGGCGCGAGAGCACGCCGGCCGCGCGGTAGCCGCGCAACGCGATCGCCTCGCCGACCGTCAGCCGCTGGCCGTCCCCGTCGATATCCTCACGCGCCTCGGCGACGACGATGTCGCGATCCGTCAGCAGGTCGA is a window encoding:
- a CDS encoding CAP domain-containing protein, whose product is MSSSSVRRVAALAATLLVTAQIIMLQIPGGGSEAQAAASELAPFQRVWSRTDEPIAAGKVARTWMWGPAAVSGLSYEPYVESPGGQRIVQYFDKSRMEITQPGAPDDGLWYVTNGLLVVELVSGRRQIGDAASELRTPANVNVAGDPDDTSGPTYASFGSLLDAQPAASGSFLTRRLTRDGSVTDDATLARWGATAGSIDEVTHHAIADPFWAFMTAKGLIIAEGVVVTAPLFESPYYATGRPISEAYWATVRVGGTPRDVLMQCFERRCLTWTPENPPDWRVEAGNVGLHYLAWQTEQDPPIHQTPTGATTTATATSLSTSGPNPTATKTPTPIKTSTPTKTPTSTKTPTPTKTPTLAPTATTGPQHGTDWFTDGLWNVGEDVSAGTWRNSDSSAGCHWQRLSSLSAVIVESLSHEIQTVTIEPGDAYFRSTTCGTWTLIAAYPTPTPIPPATATPGGSGEAACLNAAEAEVLRLLNVERQKAGLSALTNSRALNVASYRHSLDMTTRDYFDHNTLAPLPAGQSGPSFVDRVRDAGYSLPASGWAAGENIAWGHATAQAVVSAWMASQGHKDNILNPLFTQVGIGFASNPDAYYWNVWTTDFANGNDGPGC